One genomic segment of Vagococcus intermedius includes these proteins:
- a CDS encoding DUF47 domain-containing protein produces the protein MFSRNKKDQFGELLQDMTVNLQEAAAYFSSFSPEKLEDITVFSETINNYESKGDKMVYQMIVALNDTFITPIEREDMLELTNRIDDVLDAMEKAALSFEICHLSKFNDVITKMATEISGATQEIASAVDCMFTKNLKVINTHSKKIKRHESKCDDLYREALLALFQEEEDPIRLIRYKTVYENLEEIANFCEDVSKTLNSIVMKNA, from the coding sequence ATGTTTTCAAGAAATAAAAAAGACCAGTTTGGCGAATTATTGCAAGACATGACAGTAAATCTACAAGAAGCTGCAGCATATTTTTCATCTTTTTCTCCTGAGAAACTAGAAGATATCACTGTTTTCTCAGAAACAATTAATAATTATGAGTCAAAAGGTGACAAAATGGTCTATCAAATGATTGTTGCTCTTAATGACACATTTATCACACCCATTGAACGTGAAGACATGTTAGAACTGACTAACCGTATTGATGATGTCTTAGATGCTATGGAAAAAGCTGCACTATCATTTGAAATCTGTCACTTATCTAAATTTAATGACGTGATTACGAAAATGGCAACTGAAATTAGTGGTGCCACTCAAGAAATCGCTTCTGCTGTAGACTGTATGTTTACAAAAAATCTAAAAGTGATTAATACACATTCAAAAAAAATCAAAAGACATGAATCTAAATGTGATGATCTTTATCGTGAAGCACTACTTGCTTTATTCCAAGAAGAAGAAGATCCAATCCGCTTAATTCGTTACAAAACAGTTTATGAAAATCTTGAAGAGATCGCTAATTTCTGTGAAGATGTTTCTAAAACATTAAACTCTATCGTTATGAAGAACGCTTAG
- a CDS encoding inorganic phosphate transporter, with product MDQLFILTVVIVACSLVFDLINGFHDTANAIATSVSTKALKPKHAIMLAACMNFLGALLFQGVAKRITDDIVLSSTFDLPHVNMQVVLISALLSAIAWNLITWYFGIPSSSSHALIGSIAGATVAAAGFSAINKTGLLEIFGGLILSPVLAFFVGYIVYTIIKFIFKNHNLSRANRNFRLFQILTAALQSFTHGTNDAQKAMGIITMALIAGGYQSGSDVQTWVQIACATAMAIGTSIGGWKIIKTVGGKIMKIKPVTGVAADISSVMVIFSATLLHLPVSTTHVISSAIMGVGTSHRPKGVKWDTGKRMLFTWVITLPVSAIISTIIFSILNLIIK from the coding sequence ATGGATCAATTGTTTATTTTAACCGTTGTAATCGTTGCCTGTTCGTTAGTTTTTGACTTGATCAATGGTTTCCATGATACAGCTAATGCTATCGCGACAAGCGTTTCAACTAAAGCACTAAAACCTAAACATGCTATTATGCTAGCGGCCTGCATGAACTTCTTAGGAGCGCTACTTTTCCAAGGTGTGGCTAAAAGAATTACAGATGATATCGTCCTATCATCTACCTTTGATTTACCACACGTCAACATGCAAGTAGTATTGATCTCAGCTTTACTTTCAGCTATTGCATGGAACTTAATCACTTGGTACTTTGGTATTCCAAGCAGTTCCTCACATGCTTTAATCGGATCAATTGCTGGCGCTACAGTTGCAGCAGCTGGTTTCTCAGCTATTAACAAAACTGGCTTATTAGAAATATTTGGTGGTTTGATTCTATCACCTGTCTTAGCATTCTTTGTTGGTTATATTGTATATACCATCATTAAATTTATTTTTAAAAATCATAATTTATCACGAGCTAATCGAAATTTTCGTTTATTTCAGATTTTAACAGCAGCTCTACAATCATTCACTCACGGAACAAATGATGCTCAAAAAGCCATGGGGATTATCACAATGGCTTTAATCGCTGGTGGCTATCAATCTGGTAGCGATGTTCAAACTTGGGTACAAATTGCTTGTGCGACTGCCATGGCAATTGGAACAAGTATTGGTGGTTGGAAAATTATTAAAACCGTTGGTGGAAAAATCATGAAAATTAAACCCGTGACAGGTGTGGCTGCAGATATTAGTTCTGTTATGGTTATTTTCAGTGCGACACTCTTACACTTACCCGTTAGTACTACTCATGTAATCAGTTCAGCCATTATGGGTGTGGGAACGTCACATCGTCCTAAAGGAGTGAAGTGGGATACTGGTAAACGGATGCTATTTACTTGGGTTATTACCTTACCGGTTTCAGCTATTATTTCAACAATCATTTTTAGTATTTTAAATCTTATTATTAAATAA
- a CDS encoding HAMP domain-containing sensor histidine kinase: protein MKSFFKKCRNFFATNLVITVKWTLLTSMFIFLLFSIFAFVTYKTSTDLLVREEKTNLKNTSNEITQRLEQSDHSLSMKTTAFYLKGDKENLPGSPNNKTIEANLIQLNSFISELAQPELNVTVYNKSKKLIFETQSENWDYRGSEKSEMKESQIGKQTGFLATQPVYSNKTKELIGYTQLFYDLSSVQTIKTKLLSTMILLIAGGTLISLTLGFILSSYFLKPLKKMTQIINVIKTDPQSNVRLPELQSKDEFSDLTEVFNDMLDRMQKFIEQQQQFVEDVSHELRTPVAIIEGHLKLLNRWGKDDPEVLEESLEASLQEIIRMKSLVQEMLDLSRLEQVEFQHKNDISLAKEVTHQTFNNFEILYPDFTFILDDDLYKERKVKIYRHHFEQLLIIILDNAVKYSRERKEIHMSVSSTRSDLEIAIQDFGEGIDEEDITQIFNRFYRVDKARSRHKGGNGLGLSIAKELVESYGGHILAESALGVGTIFRIFLPMVEEEKVVEDKKENKKS from the coding sequence ATGAAATCATTCTTTAAAAAATGTCGTAATTTTTTTGCTACCAATTTAGTGATTACAGTCAAGTGGACGTTGTTAACTTCAATGTTCATTTTTCTCTTGTTTAGCATTTTTGCTTTTGTTACCTACAAGACAAGTACGGATCTATTGGTTAGAGAAGAAAAAACGAATTTGAAAAATACCTCTAATGAAATAACACAACGTCTCGAGCAGTCGGACCATAGTTTATCAATGAAAACCACAGCATTCTATTTAAAAGGGGACAAAGAAAATTTACCTGGCAGTCCTAATAATAAAACGATTGAAGCTAATTTAATCCAGTTAAATAGTTTTATCTCAGAGCTAGCTCAACCTGAATTAAATGTGACAGTCTATAATAAGTCAAAAAAACTAATTTTTGAAACACAAAGTGAAAACTGGGACTATCGTGGAAGTGAAAAAAGTGAAATGAAAGAATCCCAAATCGGTAAGCAAACTGGCTTTTTAGCAACGCAACCCGTCTATTCAAATAAAACGAAAGAATTGATAGGTTATACGCAATTATTTTATGATTTAAGTTCAGTTCAAACAATTAAAACGAAATTATTAAGTACGATGATTTTATTAATTGCCGGTGGGACTTTGATTAGTTTGACGCTAGGTTTTATTTTATCTTCTTATTTTTTAAAACCACTTAAAAAGATGACACAGATTATCAATGTGATTAAAACAGACCCTCAATCAAATGTTAGATTGCCCGAGTTACAGAGTAAAGATGAATTTTCTGATTTGACCGAAGTATTTAATGACATGTTAGATCGCATGCAAAAATTCATTGAGCAACAACAGCAATTTGTGGAAGATGTCTCTCATGAGTTGAGAACCCCTGTTGCGATTATTGAAGGCCATCTTAAGCTTTTAAATCGTTGGGGTAAAGATGATCCAGAAGTTTTGGAAGAGTCCTTAGAAGCCTCGTTACAAGAGATTATTCGTATGAAGAGTTTAGTCCAAGAAATGTTAGATTTATCTCGTCTTGAACAGGTCGAATTTCAGCATAAAAATGATATTTCACTAGCTAAAGAAGTGACGCATCAAACATTTAATAACTTTGAAATTTTATATCCAGATTTTACTTTTATTTTAGATGATGACCTTTATAAAGAACGTAAAGTAAAAATTTATCGCCATCATTTTGAACAGTTATTAATTATTATTTTAGATAATGCAGTAAAATATTCTCGTGAACGTAAAGAAATCCACATGTCAGTTTCTTCCACACGTTCAGATTTAGAGATTGCTATCCAAGATTTTGGAGAAGGTATTGATGAAGAAGATATTACGCAAATTTTCAACCGTTTTTATCGAGTTGATAAAGCTCGTAGCCGTCATAAAGGTGGAAATGGTTTAGGTTTATCCATTGCCAAAGAATTGGTAGAAAGTTATGGTGGTCATATTTTAGCAGAAAGTGCCTTAGGAGTTGGGACTATTTTTAGAATATTTCTACCTATGGTAGAGGAAGAAAAAGTAGTGGAAGATAAAAAAGAGAATAAAAAGTCATAA
- a CDS encoding response regulator transcription factor yields the protein MSNILIIEDEKNLARFVELELKHEGYHVEVHYNGRTGLEAALGSDWDAILLDLMLPELNGLEVCRRIRQTKNTPIIMMTARDSVIDRVSGLDHGADDYIVKPFAIEELLARLRALLRRIDIEGDKNVMKQTTLSYRNLTIEKENRIVRRDNEVIELTKREYELLLALMENVNVVLARDVLLNKVWGYETEVETNVVDVYIRYLRNKIDVPGEESYIQTVRGTGYVMRS from the coding sequence ATGAGTAATATTTTAATCATCGAAGATGAAAAGAATTTAGCCCGCTTCGTGGAGTTAGAACTAAAACATGAAGGTTATCATGTGGAAGTTCACTACAATGGACGTACTGGCTTAGAAGCTGCTTTAGGAAGCGATTGGGATGCAATCTTATTAGACTTGATGTTACCTGAACTAAATGGTTTAGAAGTATGTCGTCGTATCAGACAAACTAAGAATACGCCGATTATAATGATGACGGCTAGAGACTCTGTGATTGATCGTGTCTCAGGTTTAGACCATGGAGCAGACGATTATATCGTCAAACCGTTTGCTATTGAAGAACTATTAGCACGATTAAGAGCCTTGTTACGTCGAATTGATATTGAAGGCGATAAAAATGTTATGAAACAAACGACTCTTTCCTATCGTAATTTGACAATTGAAAAAGAGAACCGAATTGTTCGTCGTGACAATGAAGTGATAGAATTGACTAAACGTGAATATGAGTTATTACTTGCTTTAATGGAAAATGTAAATGTTGTATTAGCACGTGATGTTTTACTAAATAAGGTTTGGGGTTATGAAACAGAGGTAGAGACCAATGTAGTAGATGTTTATATTAGATACTTAAGAAATAAAATTGATGTACCCGGCGAAGAAAGTTACATTCAAACTGTTCGTGGAACGGGTTATGTGATGAGATCTTAA
- the gndA gene encoding NADP-dependent phosphogluconate dehydrogenase — MSKQQIGVVGMAVMGKNLALNIESRGYSVSIFNRTASRTEEVIAEHGDKKLVPTYTIEEFVTSLEKPRRIMLMVQAGDATDKTIQSLLPHLDKGDILIDGGNTFFQDTIRRNEELANSGINFIGTGVSGGEEGALKGPSIMPGGQKEAYDLVAPIFEKIAAVAEDGEPCVTYIGPNGAGHYVKMAHNGIEYGDMQLIAESYDILTKLLDLSVEECAEIFTEWNKGELDSYLIEITSDILTRKDDETGKPVVDVILDAAGNKGTGKWTSQSALDLGVPLPLITESVFARYISAMKDERVAASKIIPAPAVKAFEGDIKEFVEKVREALYFSKIMSYAQGFAQLRIASEEFGWDLEYGEIAKIFREGCIIRAKFLQKITDAYDRQADLKNLLLDDYFNDITQKYQQSVRDVVAVAIQAGVPVPTFSSAISYYDSYRSENLPANIIQAQRDYFGAHTYKRKDKEGTFHYDWYSEK, encoded by the coding sequence ATGTCTAAACAACAAATTGGTGTCGTTGGTATGGCTGTTATGGGGAAAAATTTAGCTTTAAATATTGAAAGTCGCGGTTATTCAGTTTCAATATTTAATCGTACTGCTTCAAGAACCGAGGAAGTCATTGCTGAACATGGAGATAAAAAATTAGTACCAACTTATACAATTGAAGAGTTTGTTACATCTTTAGAAAAACCACGTCGCATCATGTTAATGGTCCAAGCGGGAGATGCTACGGATAAAACAATTCAAAGTTTATTACCGCATTTAGATAAGGGTGATATTTTGATTGATGGTGGTAATACTTTCTTCCAAGATACTATTCGTCGTAATGAAGAATTAGCCAACTCAGGTATTAACTTTATTGGAACAGGTGTTTCTGGTGGAGAAGAAGGAGCACTTAAAGGCCCTTCAATTATGCCAGGTGGTCAAAAAGAAGCCTATGATTTAGTTGCGCCAATTTTTGAAAAGATTGCTGCTGTAGCAGAAGACGGTGAACCATGTGTGACTTATATTGGACCAAATGGTGCCGGTCACTATGTGAAAATGGCACATAACGGGATCGAATATGGTGACATGCAACTAATTGCTGAATCATATGATATTTTAACGAAATTATTAGATTTATCAGTAGAAGAATGTGCTGAAATCTTTACAGAGTGGAACAAAGGTGAATTAGATAGCTATTTAATCGAAATAACATCTGATATTTTAACCCGTAAAGATGATGAGACAGGAAAACCTGTTGTAGATGTTATTTTAGATGCTGCAGGTAATAAAGGAACAGGAAAATGGACAAGCCAAAGTGCGCTAGATTTAGGTGTCCCATTACCTCTAATTACTGAATCAGTATTCGCTCGCTATATTTCAGCTATGAAAGATGAACGAGTGGCTGCTAGCAAAATTATTCCAGCACCAGCCGTTAAGGCATTTGAAGGTGATATAAAAGAATTTGTTGAAAAAGTCCGTGAGGCGTTGTACTTTAGTAAAATCATGAGTTACGCTCAAGGTTTTGCTCAACTTCGTATCGCTAGTGAAGAGTTTGGTTGGGATTTAGAGTATGGTGAAATTGCTAAAATTTTCCGTGAGGGATGTATCATCCGTGCTAAATTCTTACAAAAAATTACTGATGCCTATGATCGCCAAGCTGATTTGAAAAATCTATTGTTAGATGACTATTTCAATGATATTACACAAAAATATCAACAATCTGTCCGTGATGTAGTCGCGGTAGCTATCCAAGCCGGTGTACCAGTTCCGACATTCTCATCAGCTATTTCTTACTATGATTCATATCGTAGCGAAAATTTACCTGCTAATATTATTCAAGCACAACGCGATTATTTTGGCGCTCATACTTATAAACGTAAAGACAAAGAGGGCACATTCCATTATGATTGGTATAGTGAAAAATAA
- the rpmF gene encoding 50S ribosomal protein L32, with the protein MAVPARRTSKAKKAKRRTHYKLSVPGMSTCANCGEMKRSHHVCPACGHYDGKDVKTTEA; encoded by the coding sequence ATGGCAGTACCTGCTAGAAGAACTTCAAAAGCTAAAAAAGCTAAGCGTCGTACACATTACAAATTATCAGTACCTGGTATGAGCACTTGTGCGAACTGTGGCGAAATGAAACGTAGCCACCACGTATGTCCAGCTTGTGGTCATTACGATGGTAAAGACGTTAAAACAACAGAAGCATAA
- a CDS encoding YceD family protein produces MKWSLLELKKYRDEPLVFSETADVSVSLTQRDPGIITAEPVRVTGTLTVNQTEYIVNFNIETVLTLASTRSLEPVPYPMSLDVMEIYMTPEQFASQKELIASDEIVMVLEKDLIDLTEAVEDHLLLALPLQVLTEEEKLNDATVKGQSWELMSEDAYYQKQEQQEETNIDPRLAKLSALLDNNKDSDDK; encoded by the coding sequence ATGAAATGGTCACTATTAGAATTGAAAAAATACAGAGATGAACCACTAGTCTTTTCAGAAACAGCTGATGTCAGTGTATCACTGACTCAAAGAGACCCAGGGATTATCACAGCCGAACCAGTTAGGGTGACAGGCACTTTAACGGTCAATCAGACTGAGTATATTGTCAATTTTAACATCGAGACAGTCTTAACCTTAGCATCAACCCGTTCATTAGAACCAGTACCTTATCCAATGTCATTAGATGTAATGGAAATTTATATGACGCCTGAGCAGTTTGCTTCGCAAAAAGAGCTAATCGCCTCAGATGAGATTGTAATGGTTTTAGAAAAAGATCTTATTGACTTGACAGAAGCTGTAGAAGATCACTTACTACTTGCTTTACCATTACAAGTTTTGACTGAAGAAGAAAAACTAAATGATGCAACAGTCAAAGGTCAATCGTGGGAATTGATGTCTGAAGATGCCTACTATCAAAAACAAGAGCAACAAGAAGAAACTAATATTGATCCTCGTCTTGCTAAATTGTCAGCTTTATTAGATAATAATAAAGATTCCGATGACAAGTAA
- the dnaI gene encoding primosomal protein DnaI: MENVGNELTKVLDKKNWSSRFDELVNNVMEDPDVAQFILEHREELTDEAITKSYAKLYEFVQEKKKFKLNDPTMIAPGYEPQLFMNFHFIDVTYVPTKELLAKKAAQELSNRVKTMNVPKDIKEASIDNYTVSSERKEALAEAFFFIRSYTENPKEFHQGLYLQGSFGVGKTYLLGAIANELADHEVQTTLLNFSSLATEMKAAIGSNSVVDKVDAIKKAEILMLDDIGAESLSPWIRDDVLGVILQYRMQEQLPTFFSSNLSMDQLEKEHLSTTTKGEEPLKAKRIMERIRYLSKEIKMVGKNRRLNN; the protein is encoded by the coding sequence ATGGAAAATGTCGGAAATGAATTGACCAAGGTATTAGATAAGAAAAATTGGAGCTCTCGTTTTGATGAACTTGTAAACAACGTCATGGAAGATCCAGATGTGGCTCAGTTTATTTTAGAACACCGAGAAGAATTGACTGATGAGGCTATTACAAAAAGTTATGCTAAATTGTATGAATTTGTTCAAGAAAAAAAGAAGTTTAAGTTAAATGATCCAACAATGATTGCACCCGGTTATGAACCGCAATTATTTATGAATTTTCATTTTATTGACGTGACATATGTTCCAACTAAAGAATTATTAGCAAAAAAAGCGGCACAAGAATTGAGTAATCGTGTGAAGACGATGAATGTACCAAAAGATATTAAAGAGGCAAGTATTGATAACTATACCGTGTCTAGTGAACGTAAAGAAGCCTTAGCTGAAGCTTTTTTCTTTATTCGTTCATATACAGAAAATCCCAAAGAGTTTCACCAAGGATTATATTTACAAGGTTCTTTTGGTGTGGGGAAGACGTATCTATTAGGTGCCATTGCCAATGAGTTAGCCGACCATGAGGTTCAAACAACGCTTTTAAATTTCTCTTCTTTGGCTACTGAAATGAAGGCAGCTATTGGCAGTAATAGTGTGGTAGATAAAGTCGATGCGATTAAAAAAGCTGAGATTTTGATGCTAGATGATATTGGCGCAGAGTCTTTGAGTCCTTGGATTAGAGACGATGTTCTAGGCGTTATTTTACAGTACCGTATGCAAGAACAACTGCCAACATTTTTTAGTTCCAATTTAAGCATGGATCAATTAGAGAAAGAACACTTATCAACCACAACAAAAGGAGAAGAACCTTTAAAAGCAAAACGTATTATGGAAAGAATCCGTTATTTATCCAAAGAGATTAAAATGGTCGGTAAAAATCGCCGTTTAAATAATTAA
- a CDS encoding replication initiation and membrane attachment family protein translates to MRNDAWKQLHPQDSFIVKIVKPIERSHEQALSFLYQPVIGIDAFGLYHTLLSSIDPSDYDSYEQRHAELFNQLLIDLPRLYKARARLEGIGLLKVYVQQTKEQRRFLYELFPPQTAQAFLSDDVLSLLLIDSVGQVKYEQLVKRFRIPKIDTSDYLEITQKFLDVYEWHEQSMSSHQELFSQTKAQLEQVPTPKITVKDASFDWDYFLESLNGLYLDKVHLEEEGQETIYTLHKLYGIDELEMKRLLEPEIDYSTNKVNLNSLRQQIIKQYHKPKKQIVETPLADDSTGELTKEEQKVRRKNTLLQKGFTPVEVNVILSSEAFNPMVFLDTLKRQKGGFVANEERWALENIVKQSGLPDAVINVLVHFILVAKDNKMLNAKYANSIANDWAQSRIKTPEDALTKVKELVLETGESQHTKKGTNQKRYYNSKIPLKKESLPEWVDQKNEETPVSKEEEEFFKEQLRQLRKPKEEGGS, encoded by the coding sequence GTGAGGAACGACGCTTGGAAACAGTTGCATCCACAAGATAGTTTTATTGTTAAAATAGTGAAGCCAATCGAACGTTCTCATGAACAGGCGCTAAGTTTTTTATATCAACCGGTAATTGGAATAGATGCTTTTGGCTTGTATCACACACTGCTATCCTCTATTGACCCATCAGACTATGATAGTTATGAACAGCGACATGCAGAGCTATTTAATCAGTTACTGATTGATTTACCTAGGCTCTATAAAGCGCGTGCTCGTTTAGAGGGGATTGGATTGTTAAAAGTTTATGTTCAGCAAACAAAAGAACAACGACGCTTTTTGTATGAACTCTTTCCTCCGCAAACAGCTCAAGCTTTCCTTAGCGATGATGTGTTGAGTCTATTATTGATAGATAGTGTTGGACAAGTAAAGTATGAACAATTGGTTAAACGCTTTAGAATTCCAAAAATTGATACATCAGATTATTTAGAAATAACTCAGAAGTTTTTAGACGTCTACGAATGGCACGAGCAGAGTATGAGTTCTCATCAAGAGTTATTTAGCCAAACTAAAGCTCAACTTGAACAAGTACCGACGCCTAAGATAACGGTAAAAGACGCTAGCTTTGATTGGGATTATTTTTTAGAATCTTTAAATGGTCTGTATTTGGACAAGGTACATTTAGAAGAAGAAGGTCAAGAGACCATATACACTTTACATAAATTATACGGGATTGATGAGTTAGAAATGAAGCGACTCTTGGAGCCCGAAATTGACTATAGCACTAATAAAGTCAACTTGAATAGTTTGCGCCAACAAATTATTAAGCAGTATCATAAACCTAAAAAGCAAATAGTCGAGACGCCGCTAGCAGACGATTCGACAGGTGAGTTGACGAAGGAAGAACAAAAAGTTCGTCGAAAAAACACCTTACTACAAAAAGGCTTCACACCAGTAGAGGTAAACGTTATTTTGTCAAGTGAGGCATTTAACCCTATGGTTTTCTTGGATACCTTAAAACGTCAAAAAGGTGGCTTTGTGGCGAATGAGGAGCGTTGGGCTTTAGAAAATATTGTGAAACAATCAGGTTTACCTGATGCGGTGATAAATGTGCTGGTACATTTTATTTTGGTTGCAAAAGATAATAAGATGTTAAATGCTAAATATGCCAATTCAATTGCCAATGATTGGGCTCAATCTCGTATTAAAACACCTGAAGATGCCCTAACCAAAGTGAAAGAATTGGTTTTAGAAACTGGGGAGTCACAACATACCAAAAAAGGGACTAATCAAAAACGTTACTACAACAGTAAAATACCACTGAAAAAAGAAAGTTTACCAGAATGGGTAGATCAGAAAAATGAAGAAACGCCAGTTTCTAAAGAAGAGGAAGAATTCTTCAAAGAACAACTGCGTCAATTAAGAAAGCCTAAGGAAGAGGGTGGAAGTTAA
- the nrdR gene encoding transcriptional regulator NrdR, whose translation MQCSKCQYNGSRVVDSRPADEGRAIRRRRECESCGFRFTTFERIEAAPLLVIKKNGGREEFNRDKILRGLIRSAEKRPVSMEQMEQIVDQVENKVRSLGENEVSTTLIGEYVMEDLVDLDEIAYIRFASVYRQFKDMSVFLKEMQDILDKDGKS comes from the coding sequence ATGCAATGTTCAAAATGTCAATATAATGGGTCGCGTGTGGTCGATAGTAGACCAGCTGATGAGGGGCGTGCTATTCGTCGGCGCCGTGAATGTGAATCTTGTGGCTTCAGATTTACAACCTTTGAACGAATTGAAGCAGCCCCATTATTAGTTATTAAAAAAAATGGTGGACGTGAGGAATTTAATCGCGATAAAATTTTAAGAGGCTTAATTCGCTCAGCTGAAAAACGTCCTGTCTCAATGGAGCAAATGGAACAAATTGTTGACCAAGTGGAAAATAAAGTTCGTAGCTTAGGTGAAAATGAAGTCTCAACCACCTTAATCGGTGAATATGTCATGGAAGATCTTGTTGACTTAGACGAAATTGCTTATATCCGTTTCGCAAGCGTTTATCGTCAGTTTAAGGATATGAGTGTTTTCTTAAAAGAAATGCAAGACATCCTCGATAAAGATGGTAAGTCTTAA
- the coaE gene encoding dephospho-CoA kinase (Dephospho-CoA kinase (CoaE) performs the final step in coenzyme A biosynthesis.) — protein MSFVLGVTGSIATGKSTVTKYLRDQGFAIIDADQVAREVVQAGTPGLAAIVTYFGEGILTKERELDRQKLGTIIFSDETKRQELDTILKGFIRTSFMKKLAVFKQQKEAVIVCDIPLLYEAGYDELMDRVMVVYVPEVIQCQRLMARDQLTEVEARKRMASQMSIEDKKKRADIIIDNGGSRANTYQQVAAFLKEQ, from the coding sequence ATGAGTTTTGTTTTAGGTGTAACAGGTAGTATTGCAACTGGGAAGAGTACAGTAACAAAGTACTTAAGAGATCAAGGGTTTGCGATAATCGATGCCGATCAAGTTGCTAGAGAAGTCGTCCAAGCAGGGACTCCTGGTTTAGCAGCAATTGTGACTTACTTTGGGGAAGGTATATTGACGAAAGAGAGGGAATTAGATCGTCAAAAACTTGGGACTATCATCTTTTCAGATGAGACGAAACGTCAAGAATTAGATACTATCTTAAAAGGATTTATTAGGACAAGCTTTATGAAAAAATTAGCCGTGTTTAAACAACAAAAAGAAGCTGTGATTGTTTGTGATATTCCTTTACTTTATGAAGCTGGTTATGATGAGTTAATGGATAGGGTCATGGTGGTATACGTACCAGAAGTTATTCAGTGCCAACGTCTAATGGCTCGTGATCAACTGACTGAAGTGGAAGCAAGAAAACGTATGGCAAGTCAAATGAGCATTGAAGATAAAAAAAAGCGAGCCGATATTATCATCGATAATGGAGGGTCACGTGCTAATACTTACCAGCAAGTGGCTGCTTTTTTAAAGGAGCAATAA
- the mutM gene encoding DNA-formamidopyrimidine glycosylase, which produces MPELPEVEAVRIGLEQLVLEKEILEVAVFWPRIIESPEVESFQQALIGEKITGLQRRGKFLIIKLTHYDLISHLRMEGKYECHQRDDDIAKHTHVIFKFTDETELRYLDVRKFGRMNLVPKDQSLNYKGILKLGPEPIPTEFKLPDFREGLKKSHKAIKPLLLEQKLVTGLGNIYVDEALFAAQIHPEQPADSLTMTESEELYHAIIGVLGRAVEAGGTTIRTYKNALGEAGKFQTELKVYGQTGMPCVTCGSPIIKLKVAQRGTHICPNCQLLKKMGEN; this is translated from the coding sequence ATGCCAGAATTACCAGAAGTAGAAGCTGTTAGGATTGGTTTAGAACAATTAGTTTTAGAAAAAGAAATCTTAGAAGTTGCCGTATTTTGGCCACGTATTATTGAGAGCCCTGAAGTCGAAAGCTTTCAGCAAGCGTTAATTGGTGAAAAAATTACAGGTTTACAGCGTCGTGGGAAATTCTTAATTATTAAATTGACGCATTATGATTTAATTTCACACTTACGGATGGAAGGAAAATATGAATGTCATCAAAGAGATGATGATATAGCTAAGCATACTCATGTCATTTTTAAATTTACAGATGAAACAGAGTTGCGTTATTTAGATGTTAGGAAGTTTGGTAGAATGAATTTAGTACCTAAAGATCAAAGTTTAAATTATAAAGGAATTTTAAAACTAGGTCCAGAACCCATCCCAACTGAATTTAAGTTGCCAGACTTTAGAGAAGGGTTGAAAAAATCACACAAAGCGATTAAACCCTTATTGCTTGAGCAAAAGTTGGTTACTGGTTTAGGGAATATCTATGTAGATGAGGCACTCTTTGCTGCTCAAATACACCCAGAACAACCAGCGGATTCATTAACTATGACTGAAAGCGAAGAGCTTTATCACGCTATCATTGGCGTCTTAGGTCGTGCTGTAGAAGCTGGTGGAACAACTATTAGAACATATAAAAACGCTTTGGGAGAAGCTGGTAAATTTCAAACTGAATTAAAGGTATATGGTCAAACTGGGATGCCATGTGTGACTTGTGGCAGTCCAATTATTAAATTAAAAGTTGCGCAAAGAGGTACTCATATTTGTCCAAACTGTCAACTCTTAAAAAAGATGGGAGAGAATTAG